In Hoplias malabaricus isolate fHopMal1 chromosome 6, fHopMal1.hap1, whole genome shotgun sequence, a single window of DNA contains:
- the LOC136700214 gene encoding cysteine-rich, acidic integral membrane protein-like, whose translation MMMKMQWLDVEVNGGRVEDEDVEVNGERVEDEDVELNGERVEDEDVEVNGERVEDEDVEVNGGRVEDEDVEVNGERVEDEDVELNGERVEDEDVEVNGERVEDEDVEVNGERVEDEDVEVNGERVDDEDVEVNGERVEDEDVEVNGERVEDEDVEVNGERVEDEDVEVNSERVEDEDVEVNGERMEDEDVEVNGERVEDEDVEVNGERVEDVDIEVNGERVEDEDVEVNGERVEDEDVEVSGERVEDEDVEVNGERVEDEDIEVNGERVDEEDVEVNDERVEDEDVEVNDERVEDEDVEVNGERVEDEDIEVNGERVEDEDVEVSGERVEDEDVEVNGERVEDEDIEVNGERVDEEDVEVNDERVEDEDVEVNDERVEDEDVEVNGERVEDEDIEVNGERVEDEDVEVNGERVEDEDVEVNNERVDDEDVEVNGERVEDEDVEVNGERVEDEDVEVNGERVEDEDVEVSGERVEDKDIEVNGERVDDEDVEVNDERVEDEDVEVNDERVDDEDVEVNGERVEDEDVEVNDERVEDEDVEVNDERVEDEDVEVNGERVEDEDIEVNGERVEDEDVEVNGERVEDEDIEVNGERVEDEDVEVNGERVEDKDVEVNAERVEDEDVEVNGERVEDEDIEVSGERVDDEDVEVNDERVEDEDVEVNDERVEDEDVEVNDERVDDEDVEVNDERVEDEDIEVNVNGERVEDEDVEVNGERVEDEDVEVNGERVEDEDIEVNVNGERVEDEDVEVNGERVEDEDVEVNGERVEDEDVEVNGERVDDEDVEVNDERVERVEDEYVEVNNERVEDEYVEVNDERVEDEDVEVRGWRMKMNERVEDEDIEVNDERVEDEDVEVNDERVEDEDVEVSVEDENEVNREWRMKMMK comes from the exons atgatgatgaagatgcagTGGTTAGATGTTGAAGTGAACGGCGGGAGGGTGGAGGATGAAGATGTGGAAGTGAATGGTGAGAGGgtggaggatgaagatgttGAATTGAACGGTGAGAGGGTGGAGGATGAAGATGTGGAAGTGAATGGTGAGAGGgtggaggatgaagatgttGAAGTGAACGGCGGGAGGGTGGAGGATGAAGATGTGGAAGTGAATGGTGAGAGGgtggaggatgaagatgttGAATTGAACGGTGAGAGGGTGGAGGATGAAGATGTGGAAGTGAATGGTGAGAGGgtggaggatgaagatgttGAAGTGAACGGTGAGAGGGTGGAGGATGAAGATGTGGAAGTGAACGGTGAAAGGGTGGATGATGAAGATGTTGAAGTGAACGGTGAGAGGGTAGAGGATGAAGATGTGGAAGTGAACGGTGAGAGGgtggaggatgaagatgttGAAGTGAACGGTGAGAGAGTAGAGGATGAAGATGTGGAAGTGAACAGTGAGAGGGTGGAGGATGAAGATGTGGAAGTGAATGGTGAGAGGATGGAGGATGAAGATGTGGAAGTGAACGGTGAGAGGGTGGAGGATGAAGATGTGGAAGTGAACGGTGAGAGGGTGGAGGATGTAGATATTGAAGTGAACGGTGAGAGGgtggaggatgaagatgttGAAGTGAACGGTGAGAGGGTGGAGGACGAAGATGTGGAAGTGAGCGGTGAAAGGGTGGAGGACGAAGATGTGGAAGTGAACGGTGAAAGGGTGGAGGACGAAGATATTGAAGTGAACGGTGAAAGGGTGGATGAAGAAGATGTtgaagtgaacgatgagagggtggaggatgaagatgtggaagtgaacgatgagagggTGGAGGACGAAGATGTGGAAGTGAACGGTGAAAGGGtggaagatgaagatattgaaGTGAACGGTGAGAGGGTGGAGGACGAAGATGTGGAAGTGAGCGGTGAAAGGGTGGAGGACGAAGATGTTGAAGTGAACGGTGAAAGGGTGGAGGACGAAGATATTGAAGTGAACGGTGAAAGGGTGGATGAAGAAGATGTtgaagtgaacgatgagagggtggaggatgaagatgttGAAGTGAATGATGAGAGGGTGGAGGACGAAGATGTGGAAGTGAACGGTGAAAGGGtggaagatgaagatattgaaGTGAACGGTGAGAGGgtggaggatgaagatgttGAAGTGAACGGTGAGAGGgtggaggatgaagatgttGAAGTGAACAATGAGAGGGTGGACGACGAAGATGTTGAAGTGAACGGTGAGAGGgtggaggatgaagatgttGAAGTGAACGGTGAGAGGGTGGAGGATGAAGATGTGGAAGTGAACGGTGAGAGGGTGGAGGACGAAGATGTGGAAGTGAGCGGTGAAAGGGTGGAGGACAAAGATATTGAAGTGAACGGTGAAAGGGTGGATGATGAAGATGTtgaagtgaacgatgagagggtggaggatgaagatgttgaagtgaacgatgagagggTGGATGACGAAGATGTGGAAGTGAACGGTGAGAGGgtggaggatgaagatgttGAAGTGAATGATGAGAGGGTGGAGGACGAAGATGTtgaagtgaacgatgagagggTGGAGGACGAAGATGTGGAAGTGAACGGTGAAAGGGtggaagatgaagatattgaaGTGAACGGTGAGAGGGTGGAGGACGAAGATGTGGAAGTGAACGGTGAAAGGGTGGAGGACGAAGATATTGAAGTGAACGGTGAGAGGGTGGAGGACGAAGATGTTGAAGTGAACGGTGAGAGGGTGGAGGACAAAGATGTGGAAGTGAACGCTGAGAGGGTGGAGGACGAAGATGTAGAAGTGAACGGTGAGAGGGTGGAGGACGAAGATATTGAAGTGAGTGGTGAAAGGGTGGATGATGAAGATGTtgaagtgaacgatgagagggtggaggatgaagatgttgaagtgaacgatgagagggtggaggatgaagatgttgaagtgaacgatgagagggTGGACGACGAAGATGTggaagtgaacgatgagagggtggaagatgaagatattgaaGTGAACG TGAACGGTGAGAGGgtggaggatgaagatgttGAAGTGAACGGTGAGAGGGTGGAGGACGAAGATGTGGAAGTGAACGGTGAGAGGGTGGAGGACGAAGATATTGAAGTGAACG TGAACGGTGAGAGGgtggaggatgaagatgttGAAGTGAACGGTGAGAGGGTGGAGGACGAAGATGTTGAAGTGAACGGTGAGAGGGTGGAGGACGAAGATGTTGAAGTGAATGGTGAGAGGGTGGATGATGAAGATGTggaagtgaacgatgagagagT CGAGAGGGTGGAGGATGAATATGTTGAAGTGAACAATGAGAGGGTGGAGGATGAATATGTtgaagtgaacgatgagagggtggaggatgaagatgttgaagtgagagggtggaggatgaagatgaa tgagagggtggaggatgaagatattgaagtgaacgatgagagggtggaggatgaagatgttGAAGTGAATGATGAGAGGgtggaggatgaagatgttGAAGTGAGTGTGGAGGATGAAAATGAAGTGAACAGAGagtggaggatgaagatgatgaaatGA